The following are from one region of the Hymenobacter sp. YIM 151858-1 genome:
- a CDS encoding nucleoside deaminase, with protein MRVLPHDERLMRQALREAELAFAQGEIPIGAVVAHNGTGQIIGRGHNQTEQLRDVTAHAEMLALTAAANYLGNKYLHDCTLYVTVEPCVMCAGATAWAQVPRVVYGTPEPKVGYSRHGQLLHPRCQVLTGVLADECATLMQRFFADKRK; from the coding sequence ATGCGAGTGCTACCCCACGACGAACGCCTCATGCGCCAAGCCCTGCGCGAAGCCGAGCTGGCTTTTGCCCAAGGCGAAATTCCGATTGGCGCGGTAGTAGCGCACAACGGCACCGGCCAAATCATCGGGCGCGGGCACAACCAAACCGAGCAGCTGCGCGACGTAACCGCCCACGCCGAGATGCTGGCCCTTACCGCCGCCGCCAACTACCTAGGCAACAAGTACCTGCACGATTGCACGCTGTACGTAACCGTGGAGCCCTGCGTGATGTGCGCCGGCGCCACGGCCTGGGCGCAGGTGCCGCGCGTGGTGTACGGCACCCCCGAGCCCAAGGTGGGCTACTCGCGCCACGGCCAGCTGCTGCACCCTAGGTGCCAGGTGCTTACGGGCGTACTGGCCGACGAATGCGCGACTTTAATGCAGCGCTTCTTTGCCGACAAACGGAAATAG
- a CDS encoding superoxide dismutase: MAFELPQLPYAYDALEPHIDARTMEIHHTKHHQAYVTNLNNAIQGTEMENQSLEEILHNIAKAPAAVRNNGGGHWNHDLFWKILSPNGGGEPTGPIAEAIQKTFGGYDKFKEEFTKAATTRFGSGWAWLCKMNDGNLQICSTPNQDNPLMPDSGCKGIPVLGLDVWEHAYYLNYQNRRPDYIQAFYNVINWDEVNRRLQEATPM, from the coding sequence ATGGCTTTCGAACTGCCCCAGCTTCCATACGCCTACGATGCCCTGGAACCCCACATCGATGCGCGCACGATGGAAATCCACCACACCAAGCACCACCAGGCCTACGTTACCAACCTGAATAACGCTATCCAGGGCACTGAAATGGAAAATCAGTCGCTCGAGGAAATCCTGCATAACATCGCCAAGGCTCCGGCTGCCGTGCGCAACAACGGCGGCGGCCACTGGAACCACGACCTGTTCTGGAAAATCCTGTCGCCGAACGGCGGCGGCGAGCCCACCGGCCCCATTGCCGAGGCCATTCAGAAGACTTTCGGCGGCTACGACAAGTTTAAGGAGGAGTTCACCAAAGCCGCCACCACGCGCTTCGGCTCGGGCTGGGCATGGCTGTGCAAAATGAACGACGGCAACCTGCAAATCTGCTCTACCCCGAACCAGGACAACCCGCTGATGCCCGACTCGGGCTGCAAAGGCATTCCGGTGCTGGGCCTCGATGTGTGGGAGCACGCCTACTACCTCAACTACCAGAACCGCCGCCCCGATTACATCCAGGCGTTCTACAACGTGATTAACTGGGACGAAGTGAACCGCCGCCTGCAGGAGGCCACCCCCATGTAA
- a CDS encoding nucleoside permease, translating to MSTKLRLIILSFLQFFIWGSWLITIGAYWFQTKQWSGAQFGAIFSTMGIASIFMPSLMGIVADKYVNAEKLYGALHILGGAVLCTVPLVTDPGLMFWVMLLNMIFYMPTLALSIAVSYSVLKKEGLDVVKDYPPIRVWGTIGFIAAMWTVSLLGLEKSASQFYVAAGAAILLGLYSFTLPACPPTAKDTPSRSLVDVLGLKSFALLRDTKMLTFFIFSLLLGAALQLTNAYGDTFLHDFDKVPEYQDTFAVKYPAMIMSISQISETLFILAIPFFLRRFGIKQVMLFSMIAWVLRFGLLAYGTPDSPGIWLIILSCIVYGMAFDFFNISGSLFVETQTAPSIRASAQGLFMMMTNGFGAVLGSSVSGIVIEKYFTYADQSKDWPGIWTAFALYALVIAVLFLFLFKHKHNPQEVRDADTHAAEPVLSA from the coding sequence ATGAGTACTAAGCTGCGTCTTATTATCCTCAGCTTTCTACAGTTCTTTATCTGGGGCTCGTGGCTGATCACCATCGGGGCATATTGGTTTCAAACCAAACAATGGTCGGGGGCCCAGTTCGGCGCCATCTTCTCGACCATGGGCATCGCGTCCATCTTCATGCCCTCGCTTATGGGCATTGTGGCCGATAAGTACGTGAATGCCGAGAAGCTCTACGGCGCGCTGCACATACTGGGCGGCGCGGTGCTATGCACGGTGCCGTTGGTAACCGACCCCGGCCTGATGTTTTGGGTGATGCTGCTGAACATGATCTTCTACATGCCCACGCTGGCCTTGTCCATTGCGGTGTCGTACTCGGTGCTGAAGAAGGAAGGGCTCGACGTGGTGAAGGATTACCCGCCCATCCGGGTGTGGGGCACCATCGGCTTTATTGCCGCCATGTGGACGGTGAGCCTGCTGGGCCTCGAGAAATCGGCCAGCCAGTTTTACGTAGCGGCCGGCGCGGCCATTTTGCTGGGCTTGTACTCGTTTACGCTGCCGGCCTGCCCGCCCACCGCCAAAGACACCCCCAGCCGCTCGCTCGTGGATGTGCTGGGCCTGAAGTCGTTTGCCTTGCTGCGCGACACCAAGATGCTCACCTTCTTCATCTTTTCGCTGCTACTTGGTGCGGCCCTGCAGCTCACCAATGCCTACGGCGATACCTTCCTGCACGATTTCGACAAAGTACCCGAGTACCAGGACACGTTTGCCGTGAAGTACCCGGCCATGATCATGTCCATCTCGCAGATTTCCGAGACGCTGTTCATCCTGGCCATTCCCTTTTTCCTGCGCCGTTTCGGCATCAAGCAGGTAATGCTGTTCAGCATGATTGCCTGGGTACTGCGCTTCGGCTTGCTGGCCTACGGCACGCCCGATAGCCCCGGCATTTGGCTGATTATCCTGTCGTGCATCGTGTACGGCATGGCCTTCGACTTCTTCAACATCTCCGGTTCGCTGTTCGTCGAAACGCAAACGGCGCCCAGCATCCGCGCCAGCGCGCAGGGCTTGTTCATGATGATGACCAACGGCTTTGGCGCCGTGCTGGGCTCCTCGGTGAGCGGCATCGTGATTGAGAAGTACTTCACCTACGCCGACCAGAGCAAAGACTGGCCCGGCATCTGGACGGCTTTTGCCCTGTACGCCCTGGTAATTGCGGTGCTGTTCCTGTTCCTGTTCAAGCACAAGCACAACCCGCAGGAAGTGCGCGACGCCGACACCCACGCCGCCGAGCCGGTGCTGTCGGCCTAG
- a CDS encoding nucleoside-diphosphate kinase: protein MATNRTFTMIKPDAVQDGHTGAILADIEKGGFRIVALKKVLLTPERAGKFYEVHKERPFYNDLVKYMSSGPIVAAILEQDNAVTAFRELIGATNPAQAAEGTIRKKYAKSIEANAVHGSDSDENAEIEGSFFFGADERF from the coding sequence ATGGCAACGAACCGCACCTTCACCATGATTAAGCCCGACGCTGTTCAAGACGGCCACACGGGTGCCATCCTCGCCGACATCGAGAAAGGCGGCTTCCGCATCGTAGCGCTGAAGAAAGTGCTGCTCACCCCCGAGCGTGCCGGCAAGTTCTACGAAGTACACAAGGAGCGTCCGTTCTACAACGACCTCGTGAAGTACATGTCGTCGGGCCCCATTGTGGCGGCTATCCTGGAGCAGGACAACGCTGTAACGGCTTTCCGCGAGCTGATTGGTGCTACCAACCCCGCCCAGGCTGCCGAAGGCACCATCCGCAAGAAGTACGCGAAGAGCATCGAAGCCAACGCCGTGCACGGCTCTGACTCCGACGAAAACGCTGAAATCGAAGGCAGCTTCTTCTTCGGCGCCGACGAGCGTTTCTAA
- a CDS encoding DHH family phosphoesterase — MHEVTALKELLREPRHIFITTHHKPDADALGSSLGLAGYLKKKGHHVTVVTPSDYPDFLAWMPGNDEVVVFEPGRNDRQVQEIVGTADVIFCLDFSSLGRINELGQYVRNAPGKKVLVDHHEKPEQFADMAFSFPTAAATAELIFELIRDLGDQSLIDPSIGECLYAGIMTDTGSFRHPSTSRNVHLIIAELLDAGINLSAVHRRIYDSHSEERLRFLGFVLKDKLTVLREYNTAYIAITADELKQYHSKTGDTEGLVNFALSIEGIVFAAILIDRVQAVKISFRSVGDFSVSEFSRRHFNGGGHHNAAGGISHEPLDATVKKFLDLLPGYQAQLVTAPLAAAAPQQ, encoded by the coding sequence ATGCACGAAGTCACGGCGCTGAAGGAGCTCCTGCGGGAGCCGCGGCACATCTTTATTACCACCCACCACAAACCCGACGCCGATGCCCTCGGCTCGTCGCTGGGCCTGGCGGGGTACCTTAAGAAGAAAGGCCACCACGTAACGGTGGTTACGCCTTCCGACTACCCCGATTTTCTGGCCTGGATGCCCGGCAACGACGAGGTAGTGGTGTTTGAACCCGGCCGCAACGACCGGCAAGTGCAGGAAATCGTGGGCACGGCCGACGTTATTTTCTGCCTCGACTTCTCCTCCTTGGGCCGCATCAACGAGCTGGGCCAGTACGTGCGCAACGCCCCGGGCAAAAAGGTGCTCGTCGACCACCACGAAAAGCCCGAGCAGTTCGCCGACATGGCTTTTTCGTTTCCGACGGCCGCGGCCACGGCCGAGCTGATTTTTGAGCTGATCCGCGACCTGGGCGACCAGTCGCTCATCGACCCTTCCATCGGCGAGTGCCTGTACGCGGGCATTATGACGGATACCGGCTCGTTCCGCCACCCCAGCACCTCGCGCAATGTGCACCTGATCATTGCCGAGCTGCTCGATGCGGGCATCAACCTGTCGGCCGTACACCGCCGCATCTACGATTCGCACTCCGAGGAGCGCCTGCGCTTTCTGGGCTTCGTGCTGAAGGACAAGCTCACGGTACTGCGCGAGTACAACACGGCCTACATTGCCATTACGGCCGACGAGCTAAAGCAGTACCACTCCAAAACCGGCGACACCGAGGGCCTCGTCAACTTCGCGCTCAGCATCGAGGGCATTGTGTTCGCGGCCATTCTCATCGACCGCGTGCAGGCCGTCAAAATCTCGTTCCGCTCGGTGGGCGACTTCTCGGTAAGCGAGTTTTCGCGCCGGCACTTCAACGGCGGCGGCCACCACAACGCCGCCGGCGGCATCAGCCACGAGCCGCTCGACGCCACCGTGAAGAAGTTCCTCGATCTGTTGCCCGGGTATCAGGCTCAGCTGGTAACCGCACCGCTCGCTGCCGCTGCCCCGCAGCAGTAA